A region from the Brassica napus cultivar Da-Ae chromosome C8, Da-Ae, whole genome shotgun sequence genome encodes:
- the LOC106380383 gene encoding uncharacterized protein LOC106380383: MDKFLNLKRKSPSTDDIHLDDMPHDPGERKGIHEYDHNQIDEVRHKYLTRGPCQPRGHSFKQRVISGALRRFNPSWFDQYGDWLEYSVKKDKAYCAVNSFHNVAKKKCEDLMRQGHSIKHAFQKQTDVVKKEYRIRLNASGDAARYLLKQGLPFRAHDETVDSSSKGHFLELVKYTAAQNEDVSKVVLKNAPGNNQMVSHPIQKDIVNCFSEEVINSIVQEMDNDVFALLVDESADFLSLKKVRGQGYDGAGNMRASCKRKDKMREIQRDIIEKRISSGEIKNGKGLNQESSLPRPGSTRWGSHYEMLLRLVEMFSSVDEMLMYVEDEENLSLALQLKDQDILNAVSLVESTKRQLQKFRDDGWDSFVNDVSAFLLDMELQEFNGRFNEVNSELLVCTSALSPTASFREFDKEKLLRLAKFYPEDFSVFECISLKQQLRHLY; the protein is encoded by the exons ATGGATAAATTTCTAAATCTGAAAAGAAAATCTCCATCAACCGATGATATTCACCTAGACGACATGCCACATGATCCCGGAGAAAGAAAAGGGATTCATGAATATGATCATAATCAAATAGACGAGGTGAGACACAAGTACTTGACTAGAGGACCTTGTCAACCTCGTGGGCATAGTTTTAAGCAAAGAGTTATCTCAGGTGCATTAAGGCGGTTTAATCCTTCTTGGTTTGATCAGTATGGTGATTGGTTGGAATACAGTGTCAAGAAAGATAAGGcatatt GTGCGGTAAATAGCTTTCACAACGTAGCCAAAAAGAAGTGTGAAGATTTGATGAGACAAGGTCATTCAATCAAACATGCTTTTCAAAAGCAAACCGATGTTGTAAAAAAAGAGTATCGTATCCGACTAAATGCTTCAGGCGATGCTGCTAGATACTTACTGAAACAAGGATTACCGTTTCGTGCTCATGATGAGACAGTCGATTCTAGCAGCAAAGGACATTTTTTGGAGTTAGTGAAATATACTGCTGCACAGAATGAAGATGTGAGTAAGGTTGTGCTGAAGAATGCTCCTGGAAATAATCAAATGGTGTCTCATCCTATTCAAAAAGACATTGTTAATTGCTTTTCGGAAGAAGTAATTAATTCCATAGTTCAAGAGATGGACAATGATGTGTTTGCTTTATTGGTGGATGAATCAGCTGATT TCTTGAGTCTGAAAAAGGTGAGAGGACAAGGCTATGATGGAGCAGGAAATATGAGAG CTTCTTGTAAAAGGAAAGATAAGATGCGAGAAATTCAGCGGGATATAATTGAAAAGAGAATAAGCAGTGGTGAAATCAAGAATGGAAAAGGACTGAATCAAGAGTCTTCTCTTCCAAGACCAGGAAGTACACGTTGGGGTTCTCATTATGAAATGTTGCTGCGGTTAGTTGAGATGTTTTCTTCTGTGGATGAGATGCTTATGTACGTCGAGGATGAAG AGAACTTGTCACTGGCCTTGCAACTAAAAGATCAAGACATCCTAAATGCTGTCTCATTAGTAGAATCCACTAAGCGGCAACTACAGAAGTTCAGAGATGATGGCTGGGATTCTTTTGTGAATGATGTTTCAGCTTTTT tATTGGATATGGAGCTTCAAGAGTTTAATGGTCGCTTTAACGAGGTAAACTCTGAGTTACTCGTTTGCACATCAGCTTTAAGTCCTACTGCTTCATTCCGTGAGTTTGATAAAGAAAAGTTATTGAGACTGGCTAAATTCTATCCTGAGGATTTTAGTGTTTTTGAGTGCATATCACTTAAGCAGCAACTTAGACATTTATATTGA
- the LOC106381945 gene encoding phosphomevalonate kinase, peroxisomal isoform X2, protein MAVVASAPGKVLMTGGYLILERPNAGLVLSTNARFYAVVKPINVELKPESWAWKWTDVKLTSPQLSRESIYKLSLKHLTLQCVSASDSRNPFVEHAIQYAIAAAHLASHKDKESLHKLFLQGLDITILGSNDFYSYRNQIESLGLPLTPESLGTLAPFASITFNSCESNGANCKPEVAKTGLGSSAAMTTAVVAALLHYLRVVDLSDPCKEGKFGCSDLDVIHMIAQTSHCLAQGKVGSGFDVSCAVYGSQRYVRFSPEVLSFAKVAVTGLPLHEVIGGILKGKWDHERTEFCLPPLMNLFLGEPGSGGSSTPSMVGAVKKWQMSDPDKARENWQKLSDANLELETKLNSLSKLAKEHWDVYLGVIKSCSVLTSEKWVLHATEPINEAIIRELLGAREAMLRIRILMRQMGEAAGVPIEPESQTQLLDSTMNAEGVLVAGVPGAGGFDAIFAITLGDSGSKLTQAWSSHNVLALLVKEDPHGVCLESGDPRTTGITSGVSSIHIE, encoded by the exons ATGGCTGT TGTTGCTTCTGCTCCTGGGAAGGTGTTGATGACTGGAGGCTACCTCATACTCGAGAGGCCAAACGCAGGTCTTGTGTTGAGTACAAACGCACGTTTCTATGCGGTTGTGAAGCCCATCAATGTTGAACTCAAGCCTGAGAGTTGGGCCTGG AAATGGACAGATGTCAAATTAACTTCACCACAGCTCTCAAGAGAAAGCATTTATAAACTGTCACTTAAGCATTTGACTCTTCAGTGTGTGTCTGCAAG tgATTCAAGAAACCCCTTTGTAGAGCATGCTATACAGTATGCCATAGCTGCTGCTCATTTGGCAAGCCACAAGGACAAAGAATCCTTGCACAAACTCTTCTTGCAAG GTCTTGATATCACAATACTAGGCTCCAATGACTTTTACTCATACCGGAATCAG ATAGAATCGCTTGGGCTTCCATTGACACCAGAATCGCTGGGTACCCTTGCACCTTTTGCATCAATCACATTCAACTCATGCGAGTCAAATGGCGCTAACTGCAAGCCTGAAGTAGCAAAAACTGGCTTAGGTTCTTCTGCAGCAATGACAACAGCTGTGGTTGCAGCTCTGTTGCATTATCTCCGAGTGGTTGACCTCTCCGATCCATGTAAAGAAGGAAAGTTTGGTTGTTCTGATCTAGATGTTATCCATATGATAGCACAAACATCTCACTGTCTTGCACAAGGGAAGGTCGGAAGTGGGTTTGATGTCAGCTGTGCGGTCTACGGGAGTCAGCGTTATGTTCGCTTCTCTCCAGAAGTCTTGTCATTTGCTAAG GTTGCAGTAACGGGTTTGCCATTACATGAAGTTATTGGCGGAATCTTGAAGGGAAAATGGGATCATGAAAGAACCGAGTTCTGTTTACCCCCACTGATGAATCTT TTCCTTGGAGAACCTGGAAGTGGTGGATCCTCTACACCATCGATGGTAGGTGCTGTAAAGAAGTGGCAAATGTCTGATCCAGACAAGGCACGAGAAAACTGGCAAAAGTTGTCAGATGCAAATTTGGAGCTGGAAACTAAGCTAAACAGTCTGAGCAAATTAGCCAAAGAGCACTGGGATGTTTATCTAGGAGTCATCAAGTCTTGTAGTGTGCTTACTTCTGAAAAG TGGGTGCTACACGCTACTGAACCAATCAACGAAGCGATTATTCGAGAACTCTTAGGAGCAAGAGAAGCTATGTTGAGGATTAGGATTCTTATGCGGCAGATGGGTGAGGCTGCTGGTGTTCCG ATAGAACCTGAGTCTCAAACTCAACTTTTGGATTCTACAATGAATGCTGAAGGGGTTCTAGTTGCTGGTGTTCCTGGGGCTGGTGGGTTTGATGCCATATTTGCAATTACTCTAGGGGATTCTGGAAGCAAACTGACCCAGGCATGGAGTTCACACAATGTTCTGGCGTTGTTGGTGAAAGAAGATCCACACGGCGTTTGCCTAGAAAGTGGTGATCCACGCACCACAGGTATTACTTCAGGCGTTTCATCAATTCATATTGAGTAA
- the LOC106381945 gene encoding phosphomevalonate kinase, peroxisomal isoform X1 produces the protein MITKAIQRVLGEISDHSLEMAVVASAPGKVLMTGGYLILERPNAGLVLSTNARFYAVVKPINVELKPESWAWKWTDVKLTSPQLSRESIYKLSLKHLTLQCVSASDSRNPFVEHAIQYAIAAAHLASHKDKESLHKLFLQGLDITILGSNDFYSYRNQIESLGLPLTPESLGTLAPFASITFNSCESNGANCKPEVAKTGLGSSAAMTTAVVAALLHYLRVVDLSDPCKEGKFGCSDLDVIHMIAQTSHCLAQGKVGSGFDVSCAVYGSQRYVRFSPEVLSFAKVAVTGLPLHEVIGGILKGKWDHERTEFCLPPLMNLFLGEPGSGGSSTPSMVGAVKKWQMSDPDKARENWQKLSDANLELETKLNSLSKLAKEHWDVYLGVIKSCSVLTSEKWVLHATEPINEAIIRELLGAREAMLRIRILMRQMGEAAGVPIEPESQTQLLDSTMNAEGVLVAGVPGAGGFDAIFAITLGDSGSKLTQAWSSHNVLALLVKEDPHGVCLESGDPRTTGITSGVSSIHIE, from the exons ATGATTACAAAAGCAATCCAGCGAGTTCTAG GTGAGATCAGCGATCACTCTTTGGAAATGGCTGT TGTTGCTTCTGCTCCTGGGAAGGTGTTGATGACTGGAGGCTACCTCATACTCGAGAGGCCAAACGCAGGTCTTGTGTTGAGTACAAACGCACGTTTCTATGCGGTTGTGAAGCCCATCAATGTTGAACTCAAGCCTGAGAGTTGGGCCTGG AAATGGACAGATGTCAAATTAACTTCACCACAGCTCTCAAGAGAAAGCATTTATAAACTGTCACTTAAGCATTTGACTCTTCAGTGTGTGTCTGCAAG tgATTCAAGAAACCCCTTTGTAGAGCATGCTATACAGTATGCCATAGCTGCTGCTCATTTGGCAAGCCACAAGGACAAAGAATCCTTGCACAAACTCTTCTTGCAAG GTCTTGATATCACAATACTAGGCTCCAATGACTTTTACTCATACCGGAATCAG ATAGAATCGCTTGGGCTTCCATTGACACCAGAATCGCTGGGTACCCTTGCACCTTTTGCATCAATCACATTCAACTCATGCGAGTCAAATGGCGCTAACTGCAAGCCTGAAGTAGCAAAAACTGGCTTAGGTTCTTCTGCAGCAATGACAACAGCTGTGGTTGCAGCTCTGTTGCATTATCTCCGAGTGGTTGACCTCTCCGATCCATGTAAAGAAGGAAAGTTTGGTTGTTCTGATCTAGATGTTATCCATATGATAGCACAAACATCTCACTGTCTTGCACAAGGGAAGGTCGGAAGTGGGTTTGATGTCAGCTGTGCGGTCTACGGGAGTCAGCGTTATGTTCGCTTCTCTCCAGAAGTCTTGTCATTTGCTAAG GTTGCAGTAACGGGTTTGCCATTACATGAAGTTATTGGCGGAATCTTGAAGGGAAAATGGGATCATGAAAGAACCGAGTTCTGTTTACCCCCACTGATGAATCTT TTCCTTGGAGAACCTGGAAGTGGTGGATCCTCTACACCATCGATGGTAGGTGCTGTAAAGAAGTGGCAAATGTCTGATCCAGACAAGGCACGAGAAAACTGGCAAAAGTTGTCAGATGCAAATTTGGAGCTGGAAACTAAGCTAAACAGTCTGAGCAAATTAGCCAAAGAGCACTGGGATGTTTATCTAGGAGTCATCAAGTCTTGTAGTGTGCTTACTTCTGAAAAG TGGGTGCTACACGCTACTGAACCAATCAACGAAGCGATTATTCGAGAACTCTTAGGAGCAAGAGAAGCTATGTTGAGGATTAGGATTCTTATGCGGCAGATGGGTGAGGCTGCTGGTGTTCCG ATAGAACCTGAGTCTCAAACTCAACTTTTGGATTCTACAATGAATGCTGAAGGGGTTCTAGTTGCTGGTGTTCCTGGGGCTGGTGGGTTTGATGCCATATTTGCAATTACTCTAGGGGATTCTGGAAGCAAACTGACCCAGGCATGGAGTTCACACAATGTTCTGGCGTTGTTGGTGAAAGAAGATCCACACGGCGTTTGCCTAGAAAGTGGTGATCCACGCACCACAGGTATTACTTCAGGCGTTTCATCAATTCATATTGAGTAA